One genomic window of Aquisalimonas sp. 2447 includes the following:
- the minC gene encoding septum site-determining protein MinC, which translates to MTRAKKSTDQALELKGRMMTLTVMRLLTPSVDDLGRALEDRMQEAPEFFRHLPLILDVEAVADSDLHLDLPGLVALLRAREFLPMGIRGGDERWHAAAEQAGVGVFSGGSEAPLARRVEPAEAPEPAAIEGSPSMLVTQQVRSGQQVYARGGDLIILSSVSPGAEVLADGNIHIYGGLHGRALAGVRGDRNARIFCQSFHAELVTVAGTYRVNEQFEKASLGRAVQVLLDEDDLRIEPLPGTNGGRQGG; encoded by the coding sequence ATGACCCGCGCGAAAAAGAGCACTGATCAGGCCCTGGAGCTCAAGGGCCGGATGATGACCCTCACCGTCATGCGCCTGCTGACACCCTCCGTGGACGACCTGGGTCGTGCGCTGGAAGACCGCATGCAGGAGGCGCCGGAATTCTTCCGCCACCTGCCCCTGATCCTCGACGTCGAGGCCGTTGCCGACAGCGACCTGCACCTGGACCTGCCCGGTCTGGTGGCGCTGCTGCGTGCGCGTGAATTTCTCCCGATGGGCATCCGTGGCGGCGACGAGCGCTGGCACGCGGCGGCGGAGCAGGCGGGGGTCGGCGTATTCTCCGGCGGCAGCGAGGCGCCTCTGGCCCGGCGTGTGGAGCCGGCCGAAGCGCCGGAGCCGGCGGCGATCGAGGGTTCACCCAGCATGCTGGTCACCCAGCAGGTGCGCTCGGGGCAGCAGGTCTATGCACGCGGCGGTGATCTCATCATACTGTCGTCGGTCAGCCCGGGGGCCGAGGTTCTGGCCGACGGCAATATTCATATCTACGGCGGTCTTCACGGCCGGGCCCTGGCCGGCGTGCGGGGTGACCGGAATGCGCGGATTTTCTGCCAGAGTTTCCACGCGGAGTTGGTCACCGTGGCGGGAACCTACCGCGTGAACGAGCAGTTCGAAAAGGCTTCCCTGGGGCGGGCTGTGCAGGTCCTGCTGGACGAGGATGATCTGCGCATCGAGCCGCTGCCGGGAACCAACGGCGGCCGACAGGGCGGTTGA
- the minD gene encoding septum site-determining protein MinD produces the protein MAQIVVVTSGKGGVGKTTTSAALATGLAKKGHRTAVVDFDVGLRNLDLIMGCERRVVYDFVNVINGDATLNQALIRDKRVDNLYVLAASQTRDKDALTQDGVERVMNELSEGFDYVICDSPAGIERGALMAMYFADTAIVVTNPEVSSVRDSDRVLGILASKSRRAEQGEPPVAEHLLLTRYSPDRVNRGEMLSLEDVGEILAINLLGVIPESQAVLNASNAGVPVILEEDSDAGQAYADAVDRFLGEERPLRFTDVPRKGFLGRLFGS, from the coding sequence GTGGCACAGATTGTCGTGGTGACCTCGGGCAAGGGCGGGGTCGGCAAGACGACCACCAGCGCGGCCCTGGCAACAGGGCTGGCAAAAAAGGGCCACCGCACTGCGGTGGTGGATTTCGACGTGGGCCTGCGCAACCTGGACCTGATCATGGGCTGCGAGCGCCGCGTGGTGTACGACTTCGTCAACGTGATCAACGGCGACGCCACGCTGAACCAGGCGCTGATCCGCGACAAGCGCGTGGACAACCTCTACGTGCTGGCCGCGTCCCAGACCCGGGACAAGGACGCACTGACCCAGGACGGCGTCGAGCGGGTGATGAACGAGCTGTCCGAGGGCTTCGATTACGTCATCTGCGACTCGCCGGCGGGCATTGAGCGCGGTGCGCTGATGGCCATGTACTTCGCGGACACCGCCATCGTGGTGACCAATCCCGAGGTGTCCTCGGTGCGGGACTCGGACCGGGTGCTGGGCATTCTCGCCAGCAAGAGCCGCCGGGCGGAGCAGGGCGAGCCGCCGGTGGCGGAGCACCTGCTGCTCACGCGCTACTCGCCGGACCGGGTCAACCGTGGCGAGATGCTGAGCCTGGAGGACGTGGGCGAGATCCTGGCCATCAACCTGCTCGGGGTCATTCCCGAGTCCCAGGCGGTGCTCAATGCCTCCAACGCCGGTGTTCCCGTGATTCTGGAAGAGGACAGTGACGCCGGCCAGGCCTATGCCGATGCAGTGGACCGCTTCTTGGGCGAGGAACGGCCGCTGCGTTTCACGGACGTGCCCAGGAAGGGCTTTCTCGGTCGCCTGTTCGGGAGCTAA
- the minE gene encoding cell division topological specificity factor MinE, translating into MNLLGYFRSQRKKSASVAKERLQILVAQERANRGGHDYLPALQEELLQVIRKYVEVDQDAVQMQLDREGDCEILELNITLPEHPREQHR; encoded by the coding sequence ATGAATCTGCTCGGCTATTTCCGCTCCCAGCGCAAGAAGAGCGCCAGCGTCGCCAAGGAGCGCCTGCAGATCCTGGTCGCCCAGGAACGCGCCAATCGGGGCGGGCACGACTATCTGCCGGCACTCCAGGAAGAACTGCTCCAGGTGATCCGCAAGTACGTGGAAGTGGATCAGGACGCAGTGCAGATGCAGCTGGACCGCGAGGGCGACTGCGAGATCCTGGAGCTCAATATCACTCTGCCGGAACACCCCCGCGAACAGCATCGCTGA